In Bacillus cytotoxicus NVH 391-98, the following are encoded in one genomic region:
- the rph gene encoding ribonuclease PH: MRVDGREVRELRHVHIHTNYLKHPEGSVLIEVGDTKVICSATVEERVPPFMRGEGKGWVTAEYAMIPRATEQRTIRESSKGKVTGRTMEIQRLIGRALRAVVDLEVLGERTVWIDCDVIQADGGTRTASITGAYVAMVLAFEKLLQAEKVTKIPVKDYLAATSVGILEEQGVVLDLNYAEDSKADVDMNVIMTGKGHFVEVQGTGEEATFSRAQLNELLDAAEHGILQLIEKQKEALGDIVSHIE, encoded by the coding sequence ATGCGAGTAGATGGTAGAGAAGTAAGAGAATTACGCCATGTACATATTCATACAAATTATTTAAAACATCCAGAAGGTTCTGTGTTAATTGAAGTTGGAGATACGAAGGTGATTTGTTCGGCGACGGTTGAAGAACGAGTACCTCCATTTATGCGCGGTGAAGGAAAAGGCTGGGTAACAGCGGAATATGCGATGATTCCACGTGCAACGGAACAGCGTACCATTCGTGAGTCTAGTAAAGGGAAAGTAACAGGCCGTACAATGGAAATTCAACGTCTTATTGGACGCGCGCTGCGAGCGGTTGTTGATTTAGAAGTGCTTGGAGAAAGAACAGTGTGGATTGATTGTGATGTGATTCAAGCAGATGGTGGAACGCGAACAGCATCAATTACGGGCGCATATGTCGCAATGGTATTGGCATTTGAAAAGTTATTACAAGCAGAAAAAGTGACGAAAATTCCAGTGAAAGATTATTTAGCTGCGACATCAGTTGGAATTTTGGAAGAACAAGGCGTTGTTCTGGATTTGAATTACGCAGAAGATTCGAAAGCAGATGTTGATATGAATGTAATTATGACAGGAAAAGGACATTTTGTTGAAGTGCAAGGGACTGGCGAAGAAGCGACATTTAGCCGCGCTCAATTAAATGAATTACTTGATGCTGCAGAACATGGAATTTTACAGCTTATTGAGAAACAAAAAGAAGCATTAGGTGATATCGTATCTCATATTGAATAG